GCCGACCTGGTCGATGCTGCTGCGCACGGCCATCACCTGGGTCAGCAGCTCCTCGCACTCGCGGCCGCTCTCGAGCATGCGCTGCAGGCCCTGCACCTGACCTTCGATGCGGCGCAAGCGCGTCACTACCGATTTCGTCAGCTCATCCATAGGTTTCAGGGTGGTGGCAATGGGCGCCGCTGGCCGGACCAGCAGACAGCCCTACTCCCTTACATGCCCTTTCCGCCGTTGCGGTGCCGATGTGTCACTGGCCCACCAACGGCAACTGCCCCTCTGGTTGTTTGACATACCCCTCGGGGGTATGCTACAGTCTACTCACCGAGAGGGAACCCTGTCAACGAGACAGCATTCATAGGAGGAAACCGCAGTCATGGCGAAGCCGGCAGACGTTACCGACAGCACCTGGGAGCAGGAAGTCCTCAAGGCGGACAAGCCCGTACTGGTCGACTTCTGGGCCCCGTGGTGCGGCCCCTGCCGCATGGTCGCCCCGATCGTGGAGGAGTTGGCGGACGAGTACGAGGGGAAGGTGCAGTTCCTGAAGTTGAACACGGACGACAACCCTCAGACCGCAATGAAGTACGGCATCCGCAGCATCCCGACGCTGCTGGTCTTCAAGCAGGGCCAGCCTGTCGGCCAGATTATCGGGTTCCGGCCCAAGAGCGACCTCAAGAAGCGCCTCGACTCGGTCCTTCCCTGAGCCAACCTATCGAGGACAACCTGCGGGGGCGGGTCGTAAGCCCGCCCCTGTTCATGCCCGCAAGGCAGATCCAATGACCGTGAACGACTACGACATCGTGATCGTCGGCGGCGGACCGGCCGGGTTAAGCGCCGGCCTCTATGCCGCGCGCGCCCGCCGCAAAACGCTGCTCATCGAACGCGGCGTCATCGGCGGGCAGATCTCACTGACCTCCGCGGTCGAGAACTACCCCGGCTTCATGTCCATCAACGGCTTCGACCTGGCCCAGGAGATGAGGCGCCAGGCAGAAGCAAACGGCCTGAGGATCGTCGACGGCAGCGTCACCTCCGTCGATCTTGACGGCGCCTACAGGGTCGTGAAGGGCCCGGAGGCTGAGTATCGGGCGAAGGCCGTGATCCTGGCGGGCGGGGCGGACCACAACCGTCTGGGAGTGCCGGGGGAGGAGCGTCTCACCGGTCGCGGGGTCTCTTACTGCGCTACCTGCGACGCCGCCTTCTTCAAGGACATGGAGGTCGCGGTCGTGGGTGGCGGGGATTCGGCGCTGGACGAAGGCCTCTTCGTCGCGCGGTACGCCTCGAAGGTCACGATCATCCACCGGCGCGACCAGCTGCGCGCCAGCCGGGTGTTGCAGGAACGCGCCTTTGCGGAGCCGAAGATAACCTTCCGGTGGAACACGGTGGTCACGGAAATCGAAGGCGAGTCGGCTGTGGAAGCGGCGCGTCTGCGCGACGTGGTAACCGGCGAGGAATCGCGACTGGCGGTGGCCGGAGTGTTCGTCTTCATCGGCACGACGCCCAATACGGCATACCTCAAGGGCCTGGTGGACCTCGATGCTGGCGGCCACGTGGTGACCGACCTGTGGATGCGGACGAGCGTACCGGGGATTTTCGCCGCCGGCGATATCCGCACCGAGTCGGCGCGCCAGGTAGTAAGCTCCGCCGGCGACGGCGCAACCGCGGCGATCGCGGCGGACCACTACATCTCGGACGCGTTCCCCGGGTAGCCGCTGCG
The Dehalococcoidia bacterium DNA segment above includes these coding regions:
- the trxA gene encoding thioredoxin, producing the protein MAKPADVTDSTWEQEVLKADKPVLVDFWAPWCGPCRMVAPIVEELADEYEGKVQFLKLNTDDNPQTAMKYGIRSIPTLLVFKQGQPVGQIIGFRPKSDLKKRLDSVLP
- the trxB gene encoding thioredoxin-disulfide reductase, producing the protein MTVNDYDIVIVGGGPAGLSAGLYAARARRKTLLIERGVIGGQISLTSAVENYPGFMSINGFDLAQEMRRQAEANGLRIVDGSVTSVDLDGAYRVVKGPEAEYRAKAVILAGGADHNRLGVPGEERLTGRGVSYCATCDAAFFKDMEVAVVGGGDSALDEGLFVARYASKVTIIHRRDQLRASRVLQERAFAEPKITFRWNTVVTEIEGESAVEAARLRDVVTGEESRLAVAGVFVFIGTTPNTAYLKGLVDLDAGGHVVTDLWMRTSVPGIFAAGDIRTESARQVVSSAGDGATAAIAADHYISDAFPG